The sequence GAGATTATGTAATGATGCCCCTTTTTATATCTTAGGGCCTTTACCCACAGATATTGCTCCAGGTTACGATCATATTACGAGTGCTATTGGTGGGGCAATAGCGGGAGCTGCTGGGGCTGATTTCTTATGTTATGTGACACCAGCTGAGCATCTATCTTTACCTGATACTGACGATGTTAGAGAGGGGGTTATAGCTTCGAGGATTGCTGCCCACATTGCTGATATAGCAAAAGGGTACCCCGGTGCAATTCAAAAGGATATACAGATGAGTAAATACAGGAAAGAGTTAAACTGGGATGGGATGTTTTCTCTGGCTATAGATCCTGTTAGGGCTAAGGAAAAGTTCAAAAAAAATAATGATATAAATTCATGCACCATGTGTGGTAAGCTATGTGCCGTGAATATCGACAGAATATAGCAAAATATCTAAAGCTCTATCTCATATTAGAAACTGACATGCTCAAGATCCCTTTGAGAGATTTTATCTTGGGAGCTGTAGAAGGTGGTGTTACAGCTATACAGCTAAGGGACAAGAAACTAAGTGCAAGGCAAAGGTATGAAAACGGGATCTTTATTAAAGAACTTTTGAAAGGTTGTGATGTGATGCTCTGTGTTAATGATAGGCTGGATCTGGCTATGGCTTTAGATCTGGATGTTATCCATGTGGGGGTAAAGGATATACCCCCTTATGTGATCAAAGAGTTTTACCCTGATATGGTAGTAGGGTATTCTTGTAATAATATGGAAGATTTAAAGGTAGCTGAGACTATTCATGTGGATTATGTAGGTGTGGGACCAGCTTTTGAAACCTCCACAAAAGATGACTTAAGACCACTTTTGGGGCCTGATGGGATAAAAAGCCTTGTATCAAACACTAAGATACCAGCGGTAGCTATCGGTGGGATAAACCGGATAAATTGCCATTTGCTTGTAGATTCTGGTGTATGTGGGGTGGCGGTGAGTTCTGAATTGTGTAAAAGTGATAAACCCTATGATGTGGCTAAACAACTCAGGGCTTTTTTCCCGTAAGAGATGAAAGAATTCGATTTTTTAAAAAAGATAAAGCCAGTTAGATACCATTTAAAGGATAGAGAATTAGGTATTGGTGATGATGCGGCTTTAATAGGTGATTTTCTCATAGCAAAAGATATCATCGTATCAGATATCCATTTTAAGAAGTCTGCTGGTGTAGAGAATATATTGTTTAAGCTTATAACATCTAATGTAAGTGATATAGCTGCTATGGGAGGGAAAGCACCTTTTTATGGGTTGTTGGGGATATCTGCTCATGATGAGTTTTTAGATGAGAACTTTTTAAAGGGGCTACGCTACGCCCTTGATTTTTATAATGTTGATTTGATTGGTGGAGATACAACATCATCAAAACATGATTTCTTTCTTTCTTTCACAATTATTGCTAAGAAAAATAGATATGTTTTAAAAAGAAATGGTGCTAAAGCTGGGGATTATCTTTTTGTTTCAAGAGGGCTGGGTTATTCAAAGATCTCCTTGGAAAAAGAGCTCGGTTTGAAAGAACATGATATAGATCCTTTATACCATTACAGGCAGGTCGCCGAGGTAGAATTGGGCAGGTTATTGGGGACGTTACCTTATGTAACTTCCTGTATAGACATCAGCGATGGGCTTGGTAGGGATTTGGGGCATATAGCTGAAAAGAGTGGGGTAAGGATAGTTTTAGACGAGGAGAAGCTACCTTTAAAACATTTGGAAAAGTTTAATCTTAGTACACCTGTAGATTATTTTGTATCTTCAGGGGAAGAGTATGCTTTGGCTTTTACTGTAGGCAGAGAATATCTGACCGACTTTATGAAAAGGATCAAAAGATTTGATTCTGTGTACCTTATAGGAGAGGTGGTAGATGGTACAGGTGTTTTTTTAAAAAGAGGTAGTGATTTTGTCGATATTTCAAGAAAAGGGTTTGAGCACGAGTTATAAAATGTTTTTATTTTTATAACAAAGGACTGGGGGAATCCCCCCAGTTATTTTCTAAGCTTTCTTCACTTTGCCAGCTTTAAGGCATTTAGAACAGATCTTGATCCTTGTCTTGGAGCCATCAGGATTTAGAACCCTTATTCTGTGGAGATTTGGGTAAAATATCCTTCTAGTCAC is a genomic window of Calditerrivibrio sp. containing:
- the thiE gene encoding thiamine phosphate synthase, yielding MCREYRQNIAKYLKLYLILETDMLKIPLRDFILGAVEGGVTAIQLRDKKLSARQRYENGIFIKELLKGCDVMLCVNDRLDLAMALDLDVIHVGVKDIPPYVIKEFYPDMVVGYSCNNMEDLKVAETIHVDYVGVGPAFETSTKDDLRPLLGPDGIKSLVSNTKIPAVAIGGINRINCHLLVDSGVCGVAVSSELCKSDKPYDVAKQLRAFFP
- the thiL gene encoding thiamine-phosphate kinase produces the protein MKEFDFLKKIKPVRYHLKDRELGIGDDAALIGDFLIAKDIIVSDIHFKKSAGVENILFKLITSNVSDIAAMGGKAPFYGLLGISAHDEFLDENFLKGLRYALDFYNVDLIGGDTTSSKHDFFLSFTIIAKKNRYVLKRNGAKAGDYLFVSRGLGYSKISLEKELGLKEHDIDPLYHYRQVAEVELGRLLGTLPYVTSCIDISDGLGRDLGHIAEKSGVRIVLDEEKLPLKHLEKFNLSTPVDYFVSSGEEYALAFTVGREYLTDFMKRIKRFDSVYLIGEVVDGTGVFLKRGSDFVDISRKGFEHEL
- the rpmB gene encoding 50S ribosomal protein L28 yields the protein MARRCDICGKGPMFGHNISHAHNVTRRIFYPNLHRIRVLNPDGSKTRIKICSKCLKAGKVKKA